A region of the Fusobacteria bacterium ZRK30 genome:
CAAAACATGCAGCAGTGGCAGTTACCCGTGGAATCACAGAAATTTTAGATAGAAATGAACTAAAGGGTGTTTTAGCCCATGAATTGGGTCACGTACATAATAAAGATATATTGATTGGGACTATGGCAGCATCCTTTGCCGGTGCCATTGCATACCTGGCTACTATGGCAAGATGGGCAGCTATATTTGGTGGAAGAGATGATGAAGACAAAAATCCTATAGCTCTTATTGGAATAGCTATCTTTGCTCCAATGGCAGCAATGTTAGTTCAGATGGCAATTTCACGTACCCGTGAATATAAAGCTGACAGCTATGGTGGAAAATTAGCAGGAAATCCACTCTATCTGGCTAACGCTCTGAAAAAATTAGAGATGTGGAGTACCAGAACACCTATGGATGCTAAGCCGGCAACAGCACATATGTTTATAGTAAATCCATTAAAGGGACAAAATATGGCAAAATTATTCAGCACCCATCCATCTACAAAGGATAGGATAGTAAAGTTAGAAGAACAGGCCAGACAATTATAAGGTACCCAAAAGAACGTCTTTCCAGGCGTTCTTTTTATATAGAGAATTAAAACGATCTCAATGCAGTCTCAAGCTGTCATATTGCTAATTTATTGTAATCATGTTACAATTTAAACTGGTAAAATCAATGATTATATAGGAGAAATGAATTGAAGAATAAAAAACAAAAAGGGTTTCATTCCAGAAATCCACATTCAGGAAGATATAATTTTAAATCCCTTATAAAGGACTCTAAAGGATTAAAAAAACACATAAAAAGTAACCCAAGTGGTGATAATACAATTGATTTTGGAGATGAAAAAGCAGTTCTGGAATTAAATAGGGCTCTGCTAAAATCTTATTATGGTATCGAAAATTGGGATATTCCAAAGGGATTTTTATGTCCCCCTATTCCGGGAAGAGCTGACTATATCCATCATATATCGGATCTATTGCCAAGATCTAAAAAAAATATCAAGGTTTTAGATATTGGAACCGGTGCAAATTGTATCTATCCCATTATCGGAAATAGTGCTTATGGGTGGAAGTTTATAGGTTCGGATATCGATCCTGTTTCAGTAAAAAATGCAAAGGAAATAATTCAAAAAAATAATTTAGAAGACAGTATAGTTATTAAACTTCAAAGTGATAAAAATAATTTCTTTAAAGGAATTATAGATGAAGAATATGTAGATATGACTATGTGTAACCCGCCATTTCATGCCTCTTTAAAGGAAGCGTTATCTGCCAACAAACAAAAAAGAGATAATTTGAATAAAACCAGGGCCTCTAATCTAAATGAAAAACTAAACTTTGGAGGGCAAAAAGCTGAACTTTGGTGCAAGGGAGGAGAGATCCTATTTCTGAAAAAAATGGCCAGAGAAAGTCTTTTATTTTCAAATAAGGTGGGATACTTTACTTCCCTTGTATCTAAGGGAGAAAATGTAAAACCTATGGAAAAAATCCTAAAGAAATTAGGTGCATCAGATATAAGAATTATAGAGATGGTACATGGGAATAAAATATCTAGAATTTTAGCTTGGAGTTTTAACACGAAAAAAAAATAGTACCATTTTTTTAAAAAGAGTCTTATGAGACTCTTTTTTTTGATACATTAAATTTTACCTCCAAGGATAATCACCAAAAATCACCAAGACTTCTACTCGATAAAGATTATTACATAATCTAAGAATCTTGAGATATTAGTTTATAAAATCTCATTTCCTCCTATCTAGATGAAACGTTACGTTTCTTTTATTTTTCTTGTCTAATAAAAAAAAATGATATAAACTATAGAAGTGGCAGATAAAAATTATATAGGGAGATTTAAAATGAAAAAACGATTAATACTAGGGATATTTCTTTTAATGGGGGTGTTATCTTTTAGTGAGACTTTTGTAACTACAGAGTGGTTGTCTCAAAATAAGGATAATATTAAGATTATAGATGCTAGAGGGAAAGCTTATAAACTGGGACATATACCGGGAGCTATTGAAGTAAACTGGAAATCTCTATCTGATATGGATGCTGAATTTGGATCTGAAAAATGGGGAACGGTATTAGAAATTGATAATTTATCAAAAAAGTTAAATGAATTAGGCATAAAGTCAACAGATGAAATTGTAGTTTATAGTAAAACACTAGGTGCCTGGGGAGAAGATGGCCGTGTATACTGGACGCTGCAAATGGCAGGATTTAAAAACCTT
Encoded here:
- the htpX gene encoding zinc metalloprotease HtpX encodes the protein MNAVKTFLLMITMTLILLFIGGAIGGRNGAMFALIFSFGMNMISYWNSDKIVLRMYKAQEVEKNSEVYSIVRELAERADLPMPKVYMINQSQPNAFATGRNPKHAAVAVTRGITEILDRNELKGVLAHELGHVHNKDILIGTMAASFAGAIAYLATMARWAAIFGGRDDEDKNPIALIGIAIFAPMAAMLVQMAISRTREYKADSYGGKLAGNPLYLANALKKLEMWSTRTPMDAKPATAHMFIVNPLKGQNMAKLFSTHPSTKDRIVKLEEQARQL
- the rlmF gene encoding 23S rRNA (adenine(1618)-N(6))-methyltransferase RlmF, with product MKNKKQKGFHSRNPHSGRYNFKSLIKDSKGLKKHIKSNPSGDNTIDFGDEKAVLELNRALLKSYYGIENWDIPKGFLCPPIPGRADYIHHISDLLPRSKKNIKVLDIGTGANCIYPIIGNSAYGWKFIGSDIDPVSVKNAKEIIQKNNLEDSIVIKLQSDKNNFFKGIIDEEYVDMTMCNPPFHASLKEALSANKQKRDNLNKTRASNLNEKLNFGGQKAELWCKGGEILFLKKMARESLLFSNKVGYFTSLVSKGENVKPMEKILKKLGASDIRIIEMVHGNKISRILAWSFNTKKK